One genomic window of Providencia hangzhouensis includes the following:
- the recD gene encoding exodeoxyribonuclease V subunit alpha: protein MKSLFNQAIEKHIFTPLDVQFAYSISDDKYPIVLMIAALLSAETMAGHVCLALADVDPDKLFAGRHPELATAFWQKMGEPSEQELYQTLRQANAVSLSTENKISPLVLSGEYLYFQRMWQYEQYVAKFFSNTLIDKQNNVQIKNVLDSLFPITDDIDWQKVAAAVAVTSKVSIISGGPGTGKTTTVARILAALIKLETKYHHKIRIELAAPTGKAAARLTESLGEAMKKMPLTDEERAVLPNHAKTLHRLLGAQPESQQFRYNRDNRLSLDVLIIDEASMVDLPMMSKLLESLPENAKLIFLGDKDQLASVEAGAVLGDICQFADNGYSAERASQLSELTGHSVESYASPSGPIIRDSLCLLRKSYRFSADSGIGQLAFAVNEGNVSRVQQLLNQQRPDVHSYIQETADDYAKILLDAAENYKEYLLAVKNKEDPEQVLKKFNQYRVLTALREGPFGVIGLNDKLEKLFHRQGIINRPYNLLNKHYAGRPIMISRNDSPLGLFNGDIGIILPDEENTLRAYFQFPDGTIRGVQPNRLPQHETAYAMTVHKSQGSEFAHTALVLPNVYSPVMTRELVYTAITRAKKELSLYGSPKVLRRAVETPTKRRSGLATQLM, encoded by the coding sequence ATGAAATCCCTATTTAATCAAGCTATTGAGAAGCATATCTTTACACCTCTAGATGTGCAATTTGCTTACAGCATTTCTGATGATAAGTATCCTATAGTACTTATGATTGCAGCACTCCTTAGCGCAGAAACTATGGCTGGGCACGTTTGCCTAGCACTGGCGGATGTTGACCCCGACAAATTGTTTGCGGGAAGGCACCCAGAGTTAGCAACTGCGTTTTGGCAAAAAATGGGAGAGCCGAGTGAGCAAGAGCTCTATCAAACGCTCAGACAAGCAAATGCAGTGTCATTATCAACAGAAAACAAAATCTCTCCTTTGGTGCTTTCAGGGGAATACTTATATTTTCAACGGATGTGGCAATATGAGCAGTATGTTGCGAAATTTTTCTCTAATACATTAATAGATAAGCAAAATAATGTTCAAATTAAGAATGTACTAGACAGCTTATTTCCCATTACTGATGATATAGATTGGCAAAAAGTTGCAGCAGCAGTTGCTGTAACGAGTAAGGTGTCAATTATATCAGGGGGGCCAGGAACAGGAAAAACCACAACAGTTGCACGTATCCTTGCTGCATTAATTAAACTTGAAACTAAGTATCACCATAAAATTAGAATAGAGTTGGCGGCTCCAACCGGTAAGGCTGCAGCTAGGTTGACGGAGTCCCTCGGAGAGGCGATGAAAAAAATGCCTTTAACCGATGAAGAACGTGCTGTTTTGCCTAATCATGCAAAAACATTGCACCGTTTACTAGGGGCTCAACCTGAGAGCCAGCAGTTTCGCTATAACCGAGATAATCGTTTATCTCTTGATGTATTGATTATTGATGAAGCCTCAATGGTAGATTTACCCATGATGAGCAAATTACTTGAGTCATTACCTGAAAATGCAAAGTTAATATTTCTAGGTGATAAAGACCAATTAGCCTCAGTCGAGGCAGGGGCAGTATTAGGGGATATCTGTCAGTTTGCTGATAACGGTTATAGTGCAGAAAGAGCGTCCCAACTTTCGGAGTTAACAGGGCATTCAGTTGAATCTTATGCATCACCAAGCGGCCCAATTATTCGTGATAGCCTATGTCTGCTACGTAAAAGCTACCGTTTTTCGGCAGATTCAGGGATTGGCCAACTCGCTTTTGCTGTAAATGAAGGTAATGTTTCTAGAGTTCAACAGTTACTAAATCAGCAGCGGCCAGATGTACATAGTTATATTCAAGAAACCGCAGATGATTACGCGAAAATTTTATTAGATGCCGCTGAAAATTATAAGGAATATCTACTAGCGGTTAAAAATAAAGAAGATCCTGAGCAAGTTTTGAAAAAATTTAACCAATATCGGGTACTAACAGCTCTGCGAGAAGGCCCTTTTGGCGTCATTGGCCTTAACGATAAATTGGAAAAATTATTTCATAGGCAAGGGATAATAAACCGTCCATATAATTTATTGAATAAACACTATGCAGGCCGGCCAATTATGATTAGCCGTAATGACAGCCCATTAGGACTCTTTAATGGGGATATAGGCATCATTTTACCGGATGAAGAAAATACACTGAGAGCCTATTTTCAATTTCCAGATGGGACTATTCGTGGGGTACAACCTAACCGACTTCCACAACATGAAACAGCTTATGCAATGACCGTTCATAAATCACAAGGTTCGGAGTTTGCTCATACCGCATTAGTTTTACCAAATGTATATTCTCCCGTAATGACCCGTGAGCTTGTGTATACGGCGATAACTCGAGCTAAAAAAGAGCTATCTCTTTATGGCAGCCCAAAGGTATTACGTCGAGCAGTTGAAACACCAACCAAGCGGCGAAGTGGTTTAGCGACCCAATTAATGTGA
- the recB gene encoding exodeoxyribonuclease V subunit beta, which yields MNKVQVESQLLNVFSLPLRGQRLIEASAGTGKTYTIGILYLRLLLGLGGVNAFPRPLSVEEILVVTFTEAATNELRGRIRQRIHDMRLVCLRNGVGFESQPEYLELLAELSGESQRKFAAQWLQAAERQMDEAAIYTIHGFCQRMLVHNAFESGVLFEQTMIQDEFPIQKQACADFWRRHFYPLNYSMTKVIQSLWTSPEALLSEIKPFLQGDIPLIINQPKQVETLEERHQRLILLIESVKTAWLENSADFEKLIADSDVDKRSYSTRFLPTWLIKIGEWAQEKTEDYQLPKDLERFSQTVLHKKSKSGLGPEHIVFQSIDELLSQSLTLKDLVIPLAISEVRGAITNEKHNRGEMGFDDLLTRLDGALAQESGKFLAQAISQRFPVAMIDEFQDTDAQQYRIFQRIYREVNDSALLFIGDPKQAIYAFRGADIFTYIEAKNEVSAHYTLETNYRSSQNMVEAINHLFGRCQSPFIFEQIPFQPVNFAKQNSGKKLIHDGEVVKALTFWQVEAEGVSVAEYEQATASQCAAQIAQYLQGGFQGSSYFDNKGAHTPVEASDITVLVRSRREAVLIRDALNRLNIPSVFQSNRESVFSTPEARDLLWLLQAVLTPEKERVLRSALATGILGLTAKQIDDLNHDEKSWEKIVDEFARYGMVWQKRGVLPMLRMVMAQRQIAETLLSGADGERRLMDVMHIGELLQEMSLQLEGEHTLTRWLAQQIAHPDHQSDVQQMRLESDKHLVQISTIHKSKGLEYKIVWLPFASNFLPQSKGLYHDRTDYAVRLDLNDSEENVALADEERLAEDLRLLYVALTRAIYHCSVGIAPLIKGNRKKSGETDLHLSALGYVIQKGQAGDSLLLNDMLAEISNDVIDVAVINQPKSERVLLEQNDSVNLSARAVIRHFNDHWRVTSYSGLSYGSSHTEAEESVSALQFANSLAPNMDIEASVDVEQQEDEPLILTPHQFPKGASPGTFLHNLMEEIDFSGHISQEWLSEKLESSGFDIQWAPMLQEWLNAIVQAPLSEDGLCLSALQAQDQLDEMQFYLPIDSLLSASHLDKITHQYDPLSQRCPPLNFERVQGILKGFIDLTFYWKGKFYLLDYKSNYLGKDASFYTQEAMAEAMIDHRYDLQYQLYSLALHRYLKQRMPNYDYETHFGGVYYLFLRGIDNIHSSNGIFFYRPIEPFIEALDSLFKNVQQGEAT from the coding sequence GTGAATAAAGTGCAGGTAGAGTCCCAATTACTGAATGTTTTTTCCTTACCTCTGCGTGGGCAGCGGTTAATTGAAGCATCTGCAGGAACGGGTAAAACATATACAATTGGTATACTTTATCTGCGGCTTTTATTAGGTCTGGGAGGCGTTAATGCGTTTCCTAGGCCGTTAAGTGTTGAAGAAATTTTAGTTGTAACATTTACTGAGGCTGCGACGAATGAGTTACGGGGACGTATTCGTCAACGTATTCATGATATGCGCTTAGTTTGCTTAAGAAATGGCGTTGGTTTCGAGTCGCAGCCTGAGTATCTTGAATTATTAGCTGAGCTTTCGGGGGAATCCCAAAGAAAATTCGCTGCGCAATGGTTGCAGGCAGCGGAAAGGCAAATGGATGAAGCCGCGATATATACTATCCATGGTTTTTGCCAAAGAATGCTAGTTCATAATGCATTTGAGTCGGGAGTATTGTTCGAACAAACAATGATTCAAGATGAATTTCCGATTCAAAAACAAGCTTGTGCAGACTTTTGGCGCCGCCATTTTTATCCTCTGAATTACTCCATGACGAAAGTCATTCAGTCACTGTGGACTAGTCCTGAAGCATTACTTTCGGAGATTAAACCTTTCTTGCAGGGTGACATTCCTTTAATTATTAACCAACCGAAACAAGTAGAAACTCTAGAAGAACGGCATCAGCGGCTAATCTTGTTAATTGAGTCAGTTAAAACGGCCTGGTTAGAAAACTCAGCGGATTTTGAGAAGCTTATCGCTGATTCAGATGTGGATAAACGAAGTTATAGTACTCGTTTTCTACCTACATGGCTGATAAAAATAGGCGAATGGGCTCAAGAAAAAACAGAAGATTATCAGCTTCCTAAAGATCTTGAACGTTTCTCACAAACGGTATTACATAAAAAATCAAAAAGTGGCTTAGGGCCAGAACATATTGTTTTCCAAAGTATAGATGAGCTACTTTCTCAATCATTAACTCTAAAAGATCTGGTTATTCCACTGGCCATTTCAGAGGTGAGGGGAGCGATTACTAATGAAAAACATAATCGTGGTGAAATGGGGTTTGATGATTTATTGACCCGTTTAGACGGTGCTCTTGCTCAAGAAAGTGGGAAATTTTTAGCTCAAGCTATTAGTCAACGCTTTCCTGTTGCGATGATAGATGAGTTTCAAGATACAGATGCACAGCAATACCGTATTTTTCAAAGAATTTATCGGGAAGTTAATGACAGCGCATTACTTTTCATCGGCGACCCTAAACAAGCTATATATGCTTTTCGGGGCGCAGATATTTTCACCTATATCGAAGCAAAAAATGAAGTTAGTGCTCACTACACATTAGAGACTAACTATCGTTCATCGCAAAATATGGTTGAAGCTATTAATCACTTATTTGGCCGCTGTCAGTCACCATTTATTTTTGAGCAAATTCCTTTTCAACCCGTTAATTTCGCTAAGCAAAATAGCGGTAAAAAACTTATTCATGATGGCGAAGTGGTCAAAGCACTTACATTTTGGCAAGTGGAAGCAGAAGGTGTCTCAGTTGCTGAATATGAACAAGCAACAGCTTCACAATGTGCAGCGCAAATCGCACAATATTTACAAGGCGGGTTTCAGGGTAGTAGCTATTTTGACAATAAAGGAGCACATACTCCTGTAGAAGCTTCTGATATTACTGTGTTGGTTCGTAGCCGACGTGAAGCTGTATTGATTCGTGATGCTTTAAATCGGTTAAATATCCCTTCTGTGTTTCAATCTAATCGGGAAAGTGTATTTTCAACACCGGAAGCGAGAGATTTACTGTGGTTACTACAGGCAGTTTTAACACCGGAAAAAGAACGTGTTTTGCGCAGTGCATTGGCGACAGGAATATTGGGTTTAACCGCTAAACAAATTGATGACCTAAACCATGATGAAAAATCGTGGGAAAAAATTGTAGATGAATTTGCTCGTTATGGCATGGTGTGGCAAAAACGAGGCGTGCTCCCCATGCTTAGAATGGTCATGGCGCAGAGGCAAATTGCAGAAACGTTGTTATCAGGTGCTGATGGAGAGCGTCGCTTAATGGATGTGATGCATATTGGTGAGCTGTTACAAGAAATGTCATTACAGCTTGAAGGTGAGCACACACTAACACGTTGGCTAGCGCAACAAATTGCCCATCCTGATCATCAATCTGACGTACAACAAATGCGTCTTGAAAGTGATAAACATTTGGTGCAGATCAGTACCATACATAAATCTAAGGGCCTTGAATATAAGATTGTTTGGTTGCCTTTTGCGAGCAATTTTCTACCCCAATCTAAAGGTTTATATCACGATAGAACGGATTATGCAGTACGGCTAGATTTAAACGATAGTGAAGAAAATGTTGCTCTAGCTGATGAAGAGCGTCTAGCAGAAGACCTACGCTTATTATATGTAGCACTCACAAGGGCTATCTATCACTGTAGTGTCGGTATTGCACCATTAATTAAAGGTAACAGAAAAAAAAGTGGTGAAACCGATTTACACTTATCTGCGCTGGGTTACGTCATCCAAAAAGGGCAAGCAGGAGATAGCCTACTATTGAACGACATGCTAGCTGAAATTAGCAATGACGTTATTGATGTTGCAGTGATTAATCAACCTAAGTCGGAACGCGTGCTATTAGAACAAAATGATAGCGTAAACTTATCGGCAAGAGCAGTGATTCGTCATTTTAATGACCACTGGCGTGTTACCAGCTATTCGGGGTTAAGTTATGGTTCAAGCCATACTGAAGCAGAAGAATCAGTTTCAGCATTGCAATTTGCTAATTCATTAGCCCCTAATATGGATATTGAGGCTAGTGTTGATGTGGAGCAACAGGAAGACGAGCCTCTTATCCTAACTCCTCATCAATTTCCTAAAGGTGCATCACCGGGAACATTTTTGCATAACTTGATGGAGGAGATTGATTTTAGTGGGCATATTTCTCAAGAATGGTTGTCTGAAAAACTTGAATCCTCAGGGTTTGACATACAGTGGGCACCGATGCTGCAAGAATGGCTGAATGCAATTGTACAGGCACCACTATCAGAAGACGGGTTATGTTTATCTGCATTACAGGCTCAAGACCAATTGGATGAAATGCAGTTTTATCTCCCTATTGATTCCCTATTGAGTGCCAGTCATTTAGATAAGATAACGCACCAATATGACCCATTATCACAACGTTGTCCTCCGCTAAATTTTGAGAGAGTTCAAGGTATTTTAAAGGGGTTTATTGACCTCACCTTTTACTGGAAAGGCAAATTTTATCTTCTTGATTATAAATCAAATTATTTAGGGAAAGATGCCAGTTTTTATACCCAAGAAGCCATGGCTGAAGCGATGATAGACCACCGCTATGATTTGCAATATCAACTATATTCGTTAGCGTTACATCGTTACCTCAAGCAAAGAATGCCTAATTATGATTATGAAACTCATTTTGGTGGCGTTTATTATTTATTTTTACGAGGCATAGATAATATTCACTCAAGTAACGGCATTTTCTTTTATCGCCCTATAGAGCCTTTTATTGAAGCGTTAGATAGCTTATTTAAAAATGTTCAGCAAGGGGAAGCAACTTAA
- the ptrA gene encoding pitrilysin gives MQYLSKNIAHLFLLLIIFFGGQAIAAQPLWQVLPETVNKSERDPREYKAIKLSNDMTVLLVSDAKATKSLAAVSIPVGSIENPNSQLGLAHYLEHMVLMGSKKYPEPSSFSEFLQKHGGSHNASTASHRTAYYFEVENGALKEATDRLADALAEPLLDPINADRERNAVNAELTMARSRDGMRIWQVRSETLNPLHPNSRFSGGNLETLKDKPNSKLQDELVGFYKQYYSANLMNAVLYGDQSIESLANIAQETFGRIPNFNASVPAVNIPAVTDNEKGIIIHYVPAQPQKAIQIEFSIKNNMADFRSKSDNYISYLIGNRSPGTLADWLISQGLAEGISASATPNLDRNYGSFSIYVTLTDKGLQERDEIIAAIFSYLELIKNDGVNKSYFDEIAKVLNLSFRYGSIVRDMNYIEWLSDQMIDVPVNHVLDSDYIADKYDPEAIKQRLSELTAQEARIWFISPNEPNNKKAYFVDAPYQVNKITAKQFKTWASLESKMNFKLPALNPYIADNLSLIKTDKAYKHPEFIYQDGNTRVLYMPSQYFADEPKASITLSLRSNQGDKDAKQQVTGSLLQYIASLKMDELQYQASVAGMSVSVSQGIGLQLNASGYTQHLPELFLSMTKLYLNFEPTEQELAQAKSWYKEQIEVANNAKAYELAMQPLQRINSVPYFEQEQRLAELDKISLQDITNYREMIVKSAALQALVFGNMTESQSIKTIKDAQQLLKSEGTNWWRGDIVVIDKNYLADFHKQGNSSDNALAEIFIPDGYSRIDGAVLSGILSKVIQPWFYDQLRTNEQLGYAVFAFKAGLGDQWGMGFLIQSNAKTPSYLNTRYQQFYLQALEKLKKLPIDEFNQYKQSIITEMNQPPQTFYEEVGRYSSDFSRNIFSFDTREKVIATLGTATKEQVIEYYENAVIKHKGLAVSSQVIGQGVDTKVGYAHLKDWVLYPTASQLQKILPIKEDAE, from the coding sequence ATGCAATATTTATCCAAAAATATCGCTCATCTATTTTTATTACTGATAATTTTTTTCGGTGGTCAAGCAATAGCAGCGCAACCACTTTGGCAAGTTTTGCCTGAAACAGTAAATAAAAGTGAAAGAGACCCTAGGGAATATAAAGCCATCAAACTTAGTAATGATATGACGGTTTTATTGGTATCAGATGCCAAAGCAACAAAATCATTGGCTGCGGTATCGATACCTGTTGGTAGTATTGAAAACCCAAATAGCCAATTAGGGCTGGCTCATTATTTAGAGCATATGGTTTTAATGGGTTCCAAAAAGTACCCAGAGCCAAGTAGTTTCTCTGAATTTTTGCAAAAACACGGTGGTAGCCATAATGCAAGTACCGCTTCTCATCGTACTGCTTATTACTTTGAAGTTGAAAATGGTGCATTAAAAGAAGCGACGGATAGGCTTGCAGATGCATTAGCTGAGCCACTTTTAGACCCGATTAATGCAGACAGAGAACGTAATGCAGTTAATGCAGAACTTACAATGGCACGTTCTCGTGACGGGATGCGTATATGGCAAGTACGTTCTGAAACATTGAACCCATTACACCCGAACTCACGTTTTTCGGGGGGAAATTTAGAGACTCTGAAAGATAAACCTAATAGCAAACTACAAGATGAGCTTGTGGGTTTTTATAAGCAGTATTATTCTGCAAACCTAATGAATGCAGTGCTTTACGGCGACCAATCTATCGAATCATTAGCGAATATTGCACAGGAAACATTTGGGCGTATACCTAATTTTAACGCAAGTGTTCCCGCTGTTAATATCCCAGCAGTAACGGATAATGAAAAAGGCATTATTATTCATTATGTGCCAGCGCAACCGCAAAAAGCCATACAAATTGAATTCAGTATTAAAAATAATATGGCAGATTTTCGCAGTAAAAGTGACAACTATATTAGTTACTTAATTGGTAATAGAAGCCCCGGAACATTGGCTGATTGGTTAATATCGCAAGGGCTTGCTGAAGGTATCAGTGCCTCTGCCACTCCAAATTTAGATAGAAACTATGGTTCATTCTCTATTTATGTGACATTGACTGATAAAGGGTTACAAGAAAGAGACGAAATTATTGCAGCTATCTTTTCTTATCTTGAGTTAATTAAAAATGATGGGGTCAATAAAAGTTACTTTGATGAAATAGCAAAAGTTCTTAATTTATCATTCCGTTATGGTTCAATTGTCAGGGATATGAACTACATTGAATGGTTATCAGACCAAATGATTGATGTTCCTGTTAATCATGTTCTTGATTCAGATTACATTGCAGATAAGTATGACCCTGAAGCGATTAAACAGCGTTTATCAGAGCTCACTGCGCAAGAGGCGAGGATTTGGTTTATTAGTCCAAATGAACCGAATAACAAAAAAGCCTATTTTGTCGATGCACCGTATCAGGTCAATAAAATCACAGCAAAACAATTTAAAACCTGGGCAAGTTTAGAATCTAAAATGAATTTTAAATTGCCTGCTTTAAACCCTTATATTGCTGATAATTTATCACTAATTAAAACTGATAAGGCTTATAAACACCCCGAATTCATCTATCAAGATGGCAATACACGAGTGTTATATATGCCAAGTCAATATTTTGCAGATGAGCCAAAGGCGAGTATCACTTTATCATTACGTTCTAACCAAGGTGATAAAGATGCTAAGCAACAAGTAACGGGCTCTTTATTACAATATATCGCTTCATTGAAAATGGATGAACTGCAATATCAGGCATCTGTAGCTGGTATGTCTGTCTCTGTTTCTCAGGGAATTGGTCTGCAATTAAATGCCAGTGGTTACACCCAACATTTACCTGAACTCTTTTTATCCATGACGAAGCTATACCTGAATTTTGAGCCAACGGAACAAGAATTAGCTCAAGCAAAATCTTGGTATAAAGAGCAAATTGAAGTTGCTAATAATGCGAAAGCTTATGAACTAGCCATGCAGCCGCTTCAGCGTATTAATAGTGTACCTTATTTTGAGCAAGAACAGCGTTTAGCCGAGCTAGATAAAATTTCATTGCAAGACATCACTAATTACCGTGAAATGATAGTTAAGAGTGCAGCATTACAAGCGCTGGTCTTTGGTAATATGACTGAGTCGCAAAGCATTAAAACTATTAAAGATGCACAGCAATTATTAAAGAGCGAAGGTACCAATTGGTGGCGTGGTGATATTGTAGTTATCGACAAAAATTACCTAGCAGATTTTCATAAACAGGGGAATAGCTCAGATAATGCACTTGCTGAAATCTTTATTCCAGACGGTTATAGCCGCATTGATGGCGCAGTATTATCAGGTATTCTTTCTAAGGTAATTCAGCCTTGGTTTTATGACCAATTAAGAACCAATGAGCAACTGGGTTACGCAGTATTTGCTTTTAAAGCAGGGCTGGGGGATCAGTGGGGAATGGGCTTTTTAATTCAAAGTAATGCCAAAACACCGAGTTACTTGAATACTCGTTACCAACAATTCTATCTTCAAGCATTAGAGAAACTGAAAAAGCTGCCGATAGATGAATTTAATCAATATAAACAATCCATTATCACGGAGATGAATCAACCACCTCAAACGTTCTATGAGGAAGTAGGCCGTTATTCATCTGATTTTTCGAGAAATATTTTCAGTTTTGATACTCGTGAAAAAGTTATTGCAACTTTAGGGACAGCAACGAAAGAACAAGTCATTGAGTATTATGAAAATGCAGTTATAAAGCATAAGGGGTTAGCAGTTAGCTCCCAAGTTATAGGCCAAGGAGTTGATACTAAAGTGGGGTATGCTCATCTGAAAGATTGGGTGCTTTACCCAACAGCTTCTCAGTTGCAAAAGATTTTACCAATAAAGGAAGATGCTGAGTGA